The Agrobacterium vitis genome has a segment encoding these proteins:
- the mprF gene encoding bifunctional lysylphosphatidylglycerol flippase/synthetase MprF, with translation MAAEIQSESQESAEPPTRSGWRAALADYGRAIAAVFTLVIFAAVALAIYRLTEEVSYDDVVSAMATTGYDQILLAVVFTALSFLSLCLYDWNAMEFIGRKRPMAEVALTAFSAYAVGNAAGFGMLSGGAIRYRAYSRAGLAPDEIGRIIAFVTLSFSLGLAAVTALSLIPMSSEIAPLLNISPLWLRGLAIAIVLGFAVLIVIGQRRSLTFAGVTLRMADTPTLSRQFLVTVADLAFSASVVYALLPEQAAISWPAFFAIYSIAIGIGVLSHVPAGIGVFETVIIAALGPTTNIDAVLASLVVYRLIYYVLPLILAIVLVTITELRHYSKTPALAGVGRTAARISPALLGALTFILGVMLIFSSVTPTPESNLEFLQNIVPLPVVEGAHFFTSLLGLFLVIAARGLAQRLDGAWWAAMVGASTALVLSLLKAFAVLEASALAILLIGLFASKRLFIRPASLFRQVLTSSWLTAIALICIFACFILFFVYRDVDYTRSLWWEFEFSEEAPRSLRAMLGLTIFSSALAVFSLLRPAAPAVTPSSPEDIEKAVTILSKSDVADSNLVRTGDKAVMFSPDGLAFLMYGKQGRSWIAFLDPVGPKKSRDELVWQFVESARLAGCRAVFYQASPVLLPAIADAGMQAFKLGELAVVDLSRFDLKGGKWANLRQSAAKAERDGLSYEIIPLANVPDILEDLRAVSDGWLAQHRAKEKGFSLGAFTDDYILSQPVIVLRFEGRIVAFANILVTETKAESSIDLMRFSPEAPKGSMDYLFVSLLTHLRSEGYEHFNLGMAPLSGLSRRDVAPVWDRIANTFYEHGERFYNFKGLRAFKTKFHPEWQPRYLAVSGGLSPVIALLDATLLIGGGLKGVVKK, from the coding sequence ATGGCAGCCGAAATACAATCCGAGAGCCAGGAAAGCGCCGAGCCGCCGACCAGGTCCGGATGGCGGGCAGCCCTGGCCGATTACGGCAGGGCGATTGCCGCCGTGTTCACGCTGGTCATTTTTGCCGCCGTAGCGCTGGCGATCTACCGGCTGACGGAAGAAGTCAGCTATGACGACGTCGTCTCGGCCATGGCCACCACGGGCTATGACCAGATCCTGCTGGCGGTGGTGTTTACCGCGCTCAGCTTCCTGTCGCTGTGTCTCTACGACTGGAACGCCATGGAATTCATCGGCCGCAAACGCCCGATGGCGGAAGTGGCGCTGACCGCCTTCAGTGCCTATGCCGTCGGTAATGCGGCAGGCTTCGGCATGCTGTCGGGTGGAGCGATCCGCTACCGGGCCTATTCGCGGGCAGGCCTTGCTCCTGATGAAATTGGCCGCATCATCGCCTTCGTCACCCTATCCTTCAGCCTGGGGCTTGCCGCCGTCACCGCCTTGTCACTCATTCCGATGTCCTCGGAAATCGCGCCGCTGCTGAATATCAGCCCGCTCTGGCTGCGTGGTCTGGCGATTGCCATCGTCCTCGGCTTTGCCGTGCTGATCGTCATCGGCCAGCGCCGCAGCCTGACCTTTGCCGGTGTGACGTTACGGATGGCCGATACCCCAACCCTGTCGCGGCAGTTTCTGGTCACCGTGGCCGATCTCGCCTTTTCCGCCTCGGTCGTCTATGCGCTCTTGCCGGAACAGGCCGCCATTTCCTGGCCAGCCTTTTTTGCAATCTATTCCATTGCCATCGGGATCGGCGTGCTCAGTCATGTGCCTGCCGGCATCGGCGTGTTTGAAACCGTGATCATCGCCGCGCTTGGCCCGACCACCAATATCGACGCGGTGCTCGCCTCGCTGGTGGTTTACCGCCTGATCTATTATGTTCTGCCGCTGATTCTGGCCATCGTGCTGGTGACGATCACCGAGCTGCGTCATTATTCCAAAACCCCGGCGCTGGCCGGGGTCGGACGCACCGCAGCCCGAATATCACCGGCACTTCTCGGCGCCCTCACCTTCATTCTCGGCGTCATGCTGATTTTTTCCAGCGTCACGCCGACGCCGGAAAGCAATCTGGAATTCCTGCAAAACATCGTGCCACTTCCCGTGGTGGAAGGCGCGCATTTTTTCACCAGCCTGCTCGGGCTGTTTCTGGTTATCGCGGCGCGCGGCCTTGCCCAGCGGCTGGACGGCGCTTGGTGGGCGGCCATGGTCGGAGCCTCGACCGCCCTGGTCCTCTCGCTGCTGAAAGCCTTTGCGGTGCTGGAAGCCTCGGCGCTGGCCATCCTGCTGATCGGTCTGTTCGCCAGCAAGCGGCTGTTCATTCGCCCCGCCTCGCTGTTTCGCCAGGTGCTGACCTCGTCCTGGCTGACTGCCATCGCCCTGATCTGCATTTTTGCCTGCTTCATCCTGTTCTTCGTCTATCGCGATGTCGATTACACCCGCTCGCTCTGGTGGGAATTCGAGTTTTCGGAAGAAGCGCCGCGCTCGCTGCGCGCCATGCTGGGCCTGACCATCTTCTCATCGGCGCTGGCTGTCTTCAGCCTGCTGCGCCCCGCAGCGCCTGCCGTGACACCGTCGAGCCCGGAAGATATTGAAAAGGCCGTCACCATTCTCAGCAAATCGGATGTGGCCGATAGCAATCTTGTGCGCACCGGCGACAAGGCCGTGATGTTTTCACCGGATGGCCTGGCATTTCTGATGTATGGCAAGCAGGGCCGCTCGTGGATCGCCTTTCTCGATCCGGTCGGGCCGAAAAAGTCCCGCGACGAACTGGTTTGGCAATTCGTCGAATCGGCTCGTCTGGCCGGCTGCCGGGCCGTGTTCTACCAGGCTTCGCCCGTGCTGCTGCCAGCGATTGCCGATGCCGGCATGCAGGCCTTCAAACTGGGAGAACTGGCGGTCGTTGATCTCTCCCGCTTCGACCTGAAGGGCGGGAAATGGGCCAATCTTCGCCAAAGTGCCGCCAAGGCCGAGCGCGACGGACTGAGTTATGAAATCATTCCCCTGGCCAACGTGCCTGATATTCTCGAGGATCTGCGCGCCGTATCGGATGGCTGGCTTGCCCAGCACCGCGCCAAGGAAAAGGGCTTTTCCCTCGGCGCGTTCACCGATGACTATATCCTGAGCCAGCCGGTGATCGTGCTGCGTTTCGAAGGCCGGATCGTCGCTTTTGCCAATATCCTGGTGACGGAAACCAAGGCCGAGTCCTCCATCGACCTGATGCGCTTTTCGCCGGAGGCCCCGAAGGGCTCGATGGACTATCTGTTCGTCAGCCTGCTGACCCATCTGCGCAGCGAAGGTTACGAACATTTCAACCTTGGCATGGCGCCCCTATCGGGCCTGTCGAGACGCGATGTGGCCCCGGTCTGGGATCGCATTGCCAACACATTCTATGAGCATGGTGAGCGCTTCTATAACTTCAAGGGGCTTCGGGCTTTCAAGACAAAGTTTCATCCCGAATGGCAACCCCGCTATCTCGCCGTTTCAGGCGGCCTCAGTCCGGTCATCGCGCTCCTGGACGCAACTCTCCTGATCGGTGGCGGTCTGAAAGGCGTGGTAAAGAAATGA
- a CDS encoding aspartate kinase, with protein MARIVMKFGGTSVANLERIHNVARHVKREVDAGHEVAVVVSAMSGKTNELVDWVQTMPKVAGAASPFYDAREYDAIVASGEQVTSGLLAIALQSLGINARSWQGWQIAIKTDNAHGAARIQDIDGSDIIRRMGEGQVAVVAGFQGIGPDNRIATLGRGGSDTSAVAIAAAVKADRCDIYTDVDGVYTTDPRIEPKARRLKKVAFEEMLEMASLGAKVLQVRSVELAMVHKVRTFVRSSFEDPDAPGMGDVLNPPGTLICDEEEIVEQEVVTGIAYAKDEAQISLRRLADRPGVSAAIFGPLSESHINVDMIVQNISEDGSKTDMTFTVPSGDVDKALKVLSDNQGKIGFDVVQSEKGLVKVSVIGIGMRSHAGVAATAFRALADKGINIKAITTSEIKISILIDGPYAELAVRTLHSCYGLDKA; from the coding sequence ATGGCGCGCATTGTGATGAAATTCGGCGGTACATCCGTCGCCAATCTTGAACGCATTCACAACGTGGCGCGGCATGTGAAACGTGAAGTGGATGCCGGCCACGAAGTTGCCGTGGTGGTTTCGGCCATGTCCGGCAAGACCAACGAACTGGTGGACTGGGTCCAGACCATGCCCAAGGTCGCCGGTGCTGCTTCGCCTTTCTATGATGCGCGTGAATATGACGCTATCGTGGCCTCCGGTGAACAGGTGACATCCGGTCTGCTCGCCATCGCCCTGCAATCGCTCGGTATTAATGCCCGCTCCTGGCAGGGCTGGCAGATTGCCATCAAGACCGACAATGCCCATGGCGCGGCCCGCATCCAGGACATCGACGGTTCCGATATCATCCGCCGCATGGGTGAGGGCCAGGTTGCCGTGGTGGCCGGTTTCCAGGGCATTGGCCCGGACAATCGCATCGCCACGCTGGGTCGCGGCGGCTCCGATACCTCGGCTGTGGCAATCGCGGCAGCCGTCAAGGCCGACCGTTGCGACATCTATACCGATGTCGATGGTGTCTATACCACCGACCCGCGCATCGAGCCCAAGGCGCGCCGCCTGAAAAAGGTGGCGTTTGAGGAAATGCTGGAAATGGCTTCGCTTGGCGCCAAGGTATTGCAGGTGCGCTCCGTCGAACTGGCCATGGTACACAAGGTGCGCACCTTCGTGCGCTCGAGCTTTGAAGATCCCGATGCTCCGGGCATGGGTGACGTGCTGAACCCGCCCGGAACGTTGATTTGCGATGAGGAAGAGATCGTGGAACAGGAAGTTGTAACCGGCATTGCCTATGCCAAGGACGAAGCCCAGATATCCCTGCGCCGGTTGGCTGACCGTCCCGGTGTTTCGGCGGCGATTTTCGGACCGCTGTCCGAATCGCATATCAATGTCGATATGATCGTCCAGAATATTTCCGAGGACGGTTCCAAGACCGATATGACCTTTACCGTCCCATCCGGGGATGTGGATAAAGCCCTGAAAGTGCTCTCCGACAATCAGGGAAAAATCGGTTTCGACGTGGTGCAAAGCGAAAAGGGCCTGGTCAAGGTCTCGGTGATCGGCATTGGCATGCGCAGCCATGCAGGGGTTGCGGCGACCGCTTTCCGTGCACTTGCCGATAAAGGCATCAATATCAAGGCGATCACCACCTCCGAAATTAAGATTTCCATCCTGATCGACGGTCCTTACGCTGAATTGGCTGTTCGCACTTTGCATTCCTGCTACGGTCTCGATAAGGCTTGA
- the ptsP gene encoding phosphoenolpyruvate--protein phosphotransferase → MRDLSAGPRVLLKRLRELMAEPLEPQERLDRITRQIASNMVAEVCSVYVLRSDGVLELYATEGLNPDAVHLAQLKMGQGLVGTIAASAQPLNLSDAQAHPAFRYLPETGEEIYHSFLGVPILRAGRSLGVLVVQNKAQRNYREDELEALETTAMVLAEMIATGDLKKITRPGLELDLTRAVTIDGDSYSEGIGLGHVVLHEPRIVVTNLLNEDTETELKRMAESLGSLRISIDDMLSRREVAMEGEHREVLETYRMFAHDQGWVRRMEEAIRNGLTAEAAVEKVQSDTKARMMRLTDPYMRERMHDFDDLANRLLRQLTGFSGSSAEGFPSDAVIFARAMGAAELLDYPRQNIRGLVLEDGAVTSHVVIVARAMGIAVVGQAAGAVALAENGDPVIIDGDDGKVHVRPMVDLQKAYEEKVKLRARRQEQFKALRDVEPLSKDGQRIKLQMNAGLMVDLPQLADSGAEGIGLFRTELQFMIASTMPKADEQEALYRNVLKQAKGRPVTFRTLDIGGDKVLPYFRSHEEENPALGWRAIRLSLDRPGLLRTQMRALLKAATGGELKMMLPMVTEVSEIRAARELLQKEVQHISKFGHGLPKRLQFGVMLEVPALMWQLDELMQEVDFVSVGSNDLFQFSMAVDRGNARVSDRFDTLGRPFLRILRDIVRAADRHDTPVTLCGEMAGKPLSSMALFAIGFRSVSMSPTAIGPIKAMLLQLDIGRLSAELNALLDDNRPSEPIRAFLTRFAEQNGVPV, encoded by the coding sequence ATGAGAGACCTTTCCGCAGGTCCGCGCGTCCTCCTCAAGCGGCTTCGCGAATTGATGGCGGAGCCCCTTGAGCCTCAGGAGCGTCTTGACCGTATTACGCGCCAGATCGCGAGCAATATGGTTGCCGAAGTCTGCTCCGTTTATGTCCTGCGCTCCGATGGTGTGCTGGAACTCTACGCGACCGAAGGTCTCAATCCCGACGCGGTGCATCTGGCCCAGCTGAAAATGGGGCAAGGTCTGGTCGGTACCATCGCGGCATCCGCCCAACCACTCAATCTTTCCGATGCGCAGGCGCATCCCGCTTTCCGCTATCTCCCTGAAACCGGTGAGGAAATTTATCATTCTTTCCTCGGTGTGCCGATTTTGCGGGCTGGCCGCAGTCTTGGCGTTCTTGTCGTCCAGAACAAGGCGCAACGGAATTATCGGGAAGACGAGCTTGAAGCGCTTGAAACCACGGCCATGGTGCTGGCCGAAATGATTGCCACTGGCGATTTGAAGAAGATTACCCGACCGGGCCTTGAATTGGACCTGACGCGGGCCGTGACCATCGATGGCGACAGCTATAGCGAGGGCATCGGCCTTGGCCATGTCGTGCTGCACGAGCCGCGCATCGTCGTCACCAATCTGTTGAACGAGGATACCGAGACCGAGTTGAAGCGGATGGCCGAATCGCTCGGCTCCCTGCGCATCTCCATCGATGACATGCTGTCGCGCCGCGAAGTGGCGATGGAAGGCGAGCATCGTGAGGTGCTGGAAACCTATCGGATGTTTGCCCATGACCAGGGCTGGGTGCGGCGCATGGAAGAGGCAATCCGCAACGGCCTGACGGCGGAAGCGGCGGTCGAAAAGGTCCAGAGCGATACCAAGGCGCGGATGATGCGCCTGACCGATCCCTATATGCGCGAGCGCATGCATGATTTTGACGATCTGGCCAACCGGCTGCTGCGGCAGCTGACCGGATTTTCCGGCAGCAGTGCCGAAGGATTTCCCTCGGATGCGGTAATTTTCGCCCGTGCCATGGGCGCGGCGGAGCTGCTCGATTATCCGCGGCAGAATATTCGGGGCCTAGTGCTGGAAGACGGTGCCGTTACCAGCCATGTGGTGATCGTTGCCCGCGCCATGGGCATTGCCGTGGTCGGACAGGCGGCTGGGGCCGTGGCGCTGGCGGAAAACGGCGATCCCGTCATCATCGATGGCGATGACGGTAAGGTGCATGTGCGCCCGATGGTCGATCTGCAAAAGGCCTATGAGGAAAAGGTCAAGCTACGCGCCCGCCGTCAGGAGCAGTTCAAGGCGCTGCGGGATGTCGAACCGCTCAGCAAGGACGGCCAGCGGATCAAGTTACAGATGAATGCCGGACTGATGGTCGATTTACCGCAATTGGCCGATTCTGGCGCCGAAGGCATCGGCTTGTTCCGCACCGAGCTGCAATTCATGATCGCTTCGACTATGCCCAAGGCCGACGAGCAGGAAGCGCTCTATCGCAATGTGCTGAAACAGGCGAAGGGTCGGCCCGTCACCTTCCGCACGCTGGATATCGGCGGCGACAAGGTTCTGCCCTATTTCCGCAGCCATGAGGAAGAAAATCCGGCTCTCGGCTGGCGCGCCATCCGGCTGTCGCTGGACCGGCCCGGCCTGTTGCGCACCCAGATGCGGGCGCTGCTGAAGGCCGCGACCGGGGGTGAGCTGAAGATGATGCTGCCGATGGTCACGGAAGTGTCGGAAATCCGCGCTGCCCGCGAATTGCTGCAGAAGGAAGTGCAGCATATTTCCAAATTCGGCCATGGCCTGCCAAAGCGGCTGCAATTCGGCGTGATGCTGGAGGTTCCTGCCCTGATGTGGCAACTCGACGAGTTGATGCAGGAAGTGGATTTCGTCTCGGTCGGCTCCAACGATCTGTTCCAGTTTTCCATGGCGGTGGACCGGGGCAATGCCCGGGTGTCCGACCGGTTTGACACTCTGGGCCGGCCTTTCCTGCGCATTCTGCGTGATATTGTCCGTGCTGCCGACCGGCATGATACGCCGGTGACGCTGTGTGGTGAGATGGCGGGAAAGCCGTTGTCATCCATGGCGCTGTTTGCTATCGGCTTCCGTTCGGTGTCGATGTCGCCGACGGCCATCGGTCCGATCAAGGCCATGCTGTTGCAATTGGATATCGGCAGGCTTTCCGCCGAGCTGAATGCGTTGCTGGACGACAACAGGCCAAGTGAGCCGATCCGGGCTTTCCTGACACGGTTTGCCGAACAGAACGGCGTTCCGGTCTGA
- the prfA gene encoding peptide chain release factor 1, with amino-acid sequence MAKLPVDKMRELERRFGEIEARMSAGPAADVYVKLASEYSELQPVVKAIRELGLAEKEVADLKALLADKSTDREMRDLAEMELPDVEARLEGLEKEIQIQLLPKDAADEKSAILEIRAGTGGSEAALFAGDLFRMYERFAAGKGWKVEVLSSSEGDAGGFKEIIATVTGRGVFSKLKFESGVHRVQRVPDTETQGRIHTSAATVAVLPEAEEIDIEVRAEDIRIDTMRSSGAGGQHVNTTDSAVRITHLPTGLVVTSSEKSQHQNRAKAMQVLRSRLFDMERQRADSERSADRKSQVGSGDRSERIRTYNFPQGRVTDHRINLTLYKLDRMMMGEIDEVVDALIADYQAGQLAQLGEHA; translated from the coding sequence GTGGCGAAGCTTCCTGTCGATAAAATGCGCGAGCTTGAGCGCCGGTTTGGCGAAATCGAGGCGCGCATGTCCGCCGGGCCTGCCGCCGATGTCTATGTCAAGCTTGCCTCGGAATATTCCGAGTTGCAGCCGGTGGTCAAAGCCATCCGGGAATTGGGGTTGGCGGAAAAGGAAGTTGCTGATCTGAAGGCGCTGCTGGCCGACAAGTCCACGGACCGCGAGATGCGCGATCTGGCGGAAATGGAGCTGCCGGATGTCGAGGCGCGGCTGGAAGGACTGGAAAAGGAAATCCAGATCCAGCTTCTGCCCAAGGATGCCGCGGACGAGAAAAGTGCGATCCTGGAAATTCGTGCCGGTACGGGTGGGTCCGAAGCCGCGTTGTTTGCCGGTGACTTGTTTCGGATGTATGAGCGTTTCGCGGCGGGCAAGGGCTGGAAAGTCGAGGTCCTGTCTTCCAGTGAAGGCGATGCCGGGGGCTTTAAGGAAATTATCGCCACCGTGACCGGGCGAGGGGTCTTCTCCAAGCTGAAATTCGAATCCGGTGTTCACCGAGTGCAGCGCGTTCCCGATACGGAGACGCAAGGACGTATCCATACGTCGGCTGCTACCGTGGCGGTTTTGCCCGAGGCGGAAGAGATCGATATCGAGGTTCGGGCTGAAGACATTCGCATCGATACGATGCGCTCCTCCGGGGCAGGCGGCCAGCACGTCAACACCACGGACTCTGCGGTGCGCATCACCCATCTGCCGACCGGCCTGGTGGTGACCAGCTCGGAAAAATCCCAGCATCAGAACCGGGCGAAAGCGATGCAGGTGCTGCGTTCGCGTCTGTTCGACATGGAGCGCCAGCGGGCCGACAGCGAACGATCGGCGGATCGCAAGAGCCAGGTTGGCTCCGGTGACCGATCCGAGCGGATCCGCACCTATAATTTCCCGCAGGGCCGGGTGACCGATCATCGGATCAACCTGACCCTCTACAAGCTCGACCGGATGATGATGGGTGAAATCGATGAAGTGGTCGATGCCCTGATCGCCGATTATCAGGCTGGACAATTGGCGCAACTCGGCGAACACGCATGA
- the prmC gene encoding peptide chain release factor N(5)-glutamine methyltransferase, whose amino-acid sequence MTGAPVTLKQAITAARLRFAQAGIADAPSDARTLIAGLLGLTSTDLILQDNRILSVDETSLIEAAVERRLMFEPVHRILGRRAFYGLELALSPATLEPRPDTEILIERVLPHLRAMAAKNGSVRLLDMGTGTGAIALALLQECPAATALATDISAEALATARQNAAANMLFDRFETLQSHWYEALSSRFDIILSNPPYIVSRVIDDLAPDVRLYDPAVALDGGDDGLDAYRAIAAGAADFLKPGGLVGVEIGYDQAMAVTQLFANNSFVLVESAKDHGDNDRILLFAQTGPQL is encoded by the coding sequence ATGACAGGCGCACCGGTGACGCTGAAGCAGGCGATCACTGCCGCTCGTCTTCGGTTTGCGCAAGCGGGTATCGCCGATGCGCCAAGCGATGCGCGGACCTTGATCGCCGGTCTTCTTGGACTGACGTCGACCGATCTTATCCTGCAGGACAACCGGATTTTGAGCGTCGATGAGACAAGCCTGATCGAGGCGGCAGTTGAACGACGCCTGATGTTTGAGCCGGTGCATCGAATTTTGGGGCGGCGGGCCTTTTACGGTTTGGAACTGGCCCTGTCACCGGCAACATTGGAACCTCGGCCCGATACGGAAATCCTGATCGAACGTGTTTTACCTCATCTTCGCGCCATGGCGGCGAAGAATGGCAGCGTCCGCCTGCTGGATATGGGAACGGGTACCGGTGCGATTGCACTGGCACTTTTGCAGGAATGTCCAGCCGCTACGGCATTGGCGACCGATATTTCCGCCGAAGCGCTGGCCACGGCGCGGCAGAACGCCGCAGCCAATATGCTTTTTGACCGGTTCGAGACGCTGCAAAGCCATTGGTACGAGGCTTTGTCGAGCCGTTTTGACATCATTCTGTCGAATCCGCCCTATATTGTGAGCAGGGTAATCGACGACCTTGCCCCTGACGTTCGGCTTTACGATCCTGCCGTAGCACTTGACGGGGGCGACGATGGGCTGGATGCTTACCGGGCAATTGCCGCTGGTGCAGCCGATTTTCTGAAACCGGGCGGTCTGGTTGGGGTGGAAATCGGTTATGATCAGGCGATGGCGGTGACGCAACTTTTCGCCAACAATAGCTTCGTTCTTGTGGAAAGCGCAAAGGATCACGGTGATAATGATCGGATTCTGTTGTTTGCTCAGACCGGACCGCAACTATAG
- a CDS encoding DUF4167 domain-containing protein yields the protein MRPGQQNKRSRGRSSGGSNNNNGNNFNRKGSNPLTRTYDSSGPDVKIRGTAQHIAEKYMALARDSHSSGDRVMAENYLQHAEHYNRIIAAAQAQMQERVHRDDRDYNDRDGSDMDGDEGDNGLDRGYQPQPEMPVQQPRIQQERVQPERAQQERPERTERQDRPERAERAERPERAERPDRRDRTHQDRRPQPIAQPQPELDIAGSGPQPVIEKTPVEAEFAAEESAQQASAKSDRPQTRRRTPAARPRRPRRTAEEIAAEANGEASAEGKPPAKGRDKANNGDAPALADIVSE from the coding sequence ATGAGGCCAGGACAGCAAAACAAGCGCAGTCGGGGGCGTAGCAGTGGCGGCAGCAATAATAACAACGGCAATAATTTCAACCGCAAGGGCTCCAACCCGCTGACCCGCACCTATGACAGTTCGGGTCCTGACGTGAAGATCCGCGGCACGGCGCAGCATATCGCTGAAAAATACATGGCGCTGGCGCGCGATTCGCATAGTTCAGGCGACCGGGTCATGGCTGAGAACTATTTGCAGCATGCCGAACATTATAACCGCATCATTGCCGCCGCCCAGGCGCAGATGCAGGAGCGGGTCCATCGCGACGACCGCGATTATAATGACCGCGACGGTTCCGACATGGATGGCGACGAGGGCGATAACGGTCTGGACCGTGGCTACCAGCCGCAGCCTGAGATGCCGGTTCAGCAGCCCCGCATTCAGCAGGAACGGGTTCAGCCAGAGCGCGCCCAGCAGGAGCGCCCAGAGCGCACCGAACGGCAGGACCGTCCAGAACGGGCCGAGCGTGCGGAGCGCCCAGAACGGGCCGAGCGTCCTGATCGCCGCGATCGCACGCATCAGGATCGCCGGCCGCAGCCGATTGCCCAGCCGCAGCCTGAGCTGGACATTGCTGGAAGCGGCCCGCAGCCGGTGATTGAGAAGACCCCGGTCGAAGCTGAATTTGCCGCTGAGGAAAGCGCACAGCAGGCCAGCGCAAAGTCGGATCGGCCCCAGACCCGCCGCCGCACGCCCGCTGCCCGTCCGCGCCGTCCGCGCCGCACAGCTGAAGAGATTGCGGCCGAAGCGAATGGTGAGGCGAGTGCCGAAGGCAAGCCACCGGCCAAGGGTCGCGACAAGGCCAATAATGGCGATGCTCCGGCTCTTGCCGATATCGTTTCGGAATAA